The Couchioplanes caeruleus sequence TCCGAGTGGACGAAGCTGCGTTCTCTGCTATCCACGATCTGGTGCTTGGCGGCTACCGTCGCGCTCGTCATCGGCGTCGGGCTGGCGTACGCCAGCCTGCGCGCCGCCCGGCCGCCGGCCGATCCGTCCACCTTCGATTCCACCGCGGTCAGCCTTGCCGGTGTACAGCTTGCACAGTTGGCAATCGGCGTACTGGGCGTGCTGTTCATCACCGGCGAATACGCCACGGGATCGATCAGGGCAAGCCTGGCGGCGGTGCCGGGCCGCCTGCCAATGTTGTGGGGCAAGGCAATCACGTTCGGCCTCACTACTCTCCTGCTGGCAGTGCCCGCCGTGCTGGTCGCGTTCCTCGCCGGCCAATCGATCCTGGCCGCCGAAAGCCTGGACACCAGCCTCGGCCAGCCTGGCGTGATGCGGGCCGTGCTCGGCAGTGCTTTGTTCCTCACCGCGGTGGGCCTGCTCGGCCTCGGTCTGGGCGCGCTGCTGCGTAACACCGCCGCCGGGATCTCGGCTTTGTTCGGACTCCTCTTCGCCCCGCAACTCGTATTCGGGCTGCTGCCGGAGTCGATGTCAGACGCGGCCTACCGGTATCTGCCGACCCCGGCCGGCGCGGCCGTCAGCAGCGTCTACAGAGACCCGGTCACGCTCGCTCCGTGGGCCGGATTCGGGTTGTTCTGTCTCTACACCGCAATCGTGCTCGGGCTGGCCGCGTGGCAACTGCGCCGCCGGGATGCCTGAGCTGCCACCCCTATCAGGAGAATTCGATGAAACGACCACGGTTGGGCGC is a genomic window containing:
- a CDS encoding ABC transporter permease subunit, which produces MTSLFLPPYSHEQRVTYLRVIGSEWTKLRSLLSTIWCLAATVALVIGVGLAYASLRAARPPADPSTFDSTAVSLAGVQLAQLAIGVLGVLFITGEYATGSIRASLAAVPGRLPMLWGKAITFGLTTLLLAVPAVLVAFLAGQSILAAESLDTSLGQPGVMRAVLGSALFLTAVGLLGLGLGALLRNTAAGISALFGLLFAPQLVFGLLPESMSDAAYRYLPTPAGAAVSSVYRDPVTLAPWAGFGLFCLYTAIVLGLAAWQLRRRDA